In one Scomber japonicus isolate fScoJap1 chromosome 6, fScoJap1.pri, whole genome shotgun sequence genomic region, the following are encoded:
- the LOC128360629 gene encoding uncharacterized protein LOC128360629, protein MGCLVKEQPEQRARNSLRELQEELVGHEPHSPPHTPEDLGETQEDRGQESPHSAQDLHAREALDPDTPQHQKRVKWPPASKASEWQKLDDDLEGILKATMKGGADRKLQIMATMVISIATERFGMIEKRAAAKPYSKNRRAEKISQLRRELRDLKNQFKGASEDLKPGLAEIRCVLRKKLLTLRRAEWHRRRAKERAKRRAAFLANPFGFTKQLLGQKRSGHLTCAKEEVDSYLHETYSDAVREEDLGEFRDLIKPPEPTCEFNIKAPTWKETQSVVKAARNNSAPGPNGIPYLVYKRCPKLLNCLWKILRAIWRRGIVAHQWRSAEGVWVPKEERSTTIEQFRTISLLNVEGKIFFSILSHRLSDFLLRNQYIDTSVQKGGIPGVPGCLEHSGVVTQLIREAREGKGNLSVLWLDLANAYGSIPHKLVEVALERHHVPCNIKALIMDYYNSFHLRFTSGAVTSERHRLEKGIITGCTISVILFALAMNMLVKSAEPECRGPTTKSGIRQPPIRAFMDDLTVTTTSVPGCRWILQGLEKLTTWARMRFKPEKSRSLVLKGGKVTDRFSFFLGDTQIPSVTEKPVKSLGKIFDCSLRDTASIRATNEQLDGWLKAVDKSGLPGKFKAWVYQHGILPRILWPLLVYEFPMSTVEGFERRVSSHLRRWLGLPRSLSSLALYGNNNKLNLPVKGLTEEFMVARAREVLQYRESKDPKVAQAGIEVRTGRRWRAQEAVDQAEARLSHKELVGSVATGRAGLGTVPTTHLSRLRGKDRRDRVQLEVRAGVEEQRASQWVGLRQQGAWTRWEEAMNRTISWPELWKAEPLRIKFLIQSVYDVLPSPSNLFLWGKVEAPSCTLCQGRGTLEHILSSCPRALGDGRYRWRHDQVLKAVAESIHCAVDYSKRLPPPRHGKAFVKAGEKPPPQPKAQTGLLGTAKDWQLRVDLGKQLKFPVSILKTSLRPDIVLQSESSKQVIMLELTVPWEERMEEASGRKREKYAELVEDCRNRGWRARCLPIEVGGRGFAGKSLCRAYSLLGITGARKRRAICSATEAAEKASRWLWIQRDKAWTSASWTQAGS, encoded by the coding sequence CCAAAAGCGGGTTAAGTGGCCTCCAGCCAGTAAAGCGAGTGAGTGGCAGAAGCTTGATGACGATTTGGAGGGTATCCTGAAAGCCACAATGAAAGGAGGGGCAGACAGGAAACTCCAAATAATGGCCACCATGGTCATTAGCATTGCCACTGAAAGGTTTGGAATGATTGAGAAGCGTGCTGCGGCAAAGCCTTACTCCAAGAACCGCAGGGCAGAAAAGATCTCACAGCTGCGACGGGAACTCAGGGACCTGAAGAACCAGTTCAAGGGCGCAAGTGAGGACCTGAAGCCGGGGCTGGCAGAGATTCGCTGTGTTCTGAGAAAGAAGTTGCTAACCCTCAGAAGAGCAGAGTGGCATCGGAGACGGGCAAAGGAAAGAGCGAAAAGGCGCGCTGCATTCCTAGCTAACCCCTTTGGGTTTACCAAACAGCTGCTAGGCCAGAAGCGCAGTGGACATCTAACCTGCGCAAAAGAGGAGGTAGACTCGTACCTCCACGAAACATACAGTGATGCAGTGAGGGAGGAGGATTTGGGTGAATTCAGAGACCTGATCAAGCCACCTGAGCCAACCTGTGAGTTTAACATCAAGGCCCCCACCTGGAAAGAAACTCAGTCAGTGGTCAAAGCTGCAAGGAACAACTCGGCTCCTGGACCCAATGGTATACCCTACCTGGTGTACAAGAGGTGCCCCAAGCTCCTGAACTGTCTCTGGAAAATCCTAAGGGCAATCTGGAGGCGAGGGATTGTTGCCCACCAATGGAGATCCGCAGAAGGGGTGTGGGTTCCGAAGGAAGAGAGGTCCACCACCATCGAGCAGTTTAGGACCATCTCGCTGCTCAATGTCGAGGGGAAGATATTTTTCAGTATCCTTTCCCACCGGCTGTCAGACTTCCTACTTCGAAACCAGTACATTGACACTTCAGTGCAAAAGGGTGGGATCCCAGGGGTACCAGGGTGCCTGGAACACAGTGGAGTGGTGACACAGCTGATAAGAGAGGCCCGAGAGGGGAAAGGGAACCTATCTGTGCTTTGGCTGGATCTAGCTAATGCATACGGCTCCATACCCCACAAGCTGGTGGAGGTGGCATTGGAGAGGCACCATGTCCCATGTAACATCAAGGCCTTAATCATGGACTACTATAACAGCTTCCACCTCAGATTCACTTCTGGTGCAGTTACATCAGAGCGCCACCGGCTTGAGAAAGGGATCATCACTGGATGTACCATTTCAGTGATTCTCTTTGCCTTGGCCATGAACATGCTGGTCAAGTCAGCCGAGCCGGAGTGCAGAGGGCCCACAACCAAGTCCGGCATCCGTCAGCCCCCCATCAGGGCGTTTATGGACGACCTGACTGTGACAACAACATCAGTACCAGGGTGCAGATGGATCCTCCAGGGCCTGGAGAAGCTTACCACCTGGGCCCGCATGCGCTTCAAACCAGAGAAATCCAGGTCTCTAGTCCTTAAGGGAGGGAAGGTGACTGACCGGTTCAGCTTCTTCCTTGGAGACACCCAGATTCCATCCGTCACAGAGAAGCCTGTGAAAAGCCTGGGGAAGATCTTCGACTGCTCCCTGAGGGATACAGCTTCCATCAGGGCCACCAATGAACAACTCGATGGCTGGCTAAAGGCAGTGGACAAATCTGGTCTCCCGGGGAAGTTCAAGGCATGGGTGTACCAGCATGGCATCCTGCCCAGGATATTATGGCCATTGCTGGTGTATGAATTTCCCATGTCCACCGTGGAAGGGTTTGAGCGGAGGGTCAGCAGCCACCTCCGACGCTGGCTGGGGCTCCCTCGGAGTCTCAGCAGCCTTGCCCTCTAcggcaacaacaacaagctgaaCCTACCAGTCAAGGGCCTCACGGAGGAGTTCATGGTTGCCAGAGCAAGGGAGGTCCTCCAGTACAGGGAATCGAAGGACCCAAAGGTGGCTCAAGCTGGCATTGAGGTCAGGACAGGCAGAAGGTGGAGGGCGCAAGAGGCGGTGGACCAGGCTGAAGCTCGGCTGTCCCACAAAGAGCTCGTGGGATCTGTGGCCACTGGCCGGGCAGGACTGGGAACCGTACCAACTACCCACCTCAGCAGGCTCCGGGGCAAGGATAGGCGGGACCGGGTCCAACTTGAGGTGCGGGCTGGAGTCGAGGAGCAGCGTGCTAGCCAGTGGGTGGGGCTAAGGCAACAGGGCGCGTGGACCAGATGGGAGGAAGCCATGAACAGAACCATCTCATGGCCGGAGTTGTGGAAGGCGGAACCGCTCCGCATAAAATTCCTCATCCAGTCTGTTTACGACGTCCTGCCCAGCCCTTCAAACCTCTTCCTTTGGGGCAAGGTTGAAGCTCCATCATGTACCTTGTGCCAGGGAAGGGGAACGCTTGAACACATCCTCAGCAGCTGTCCTAGGGCACTTGGAGATGGTCGCTACCGCTGGCGCCACGACCAAGTACTGAAAGCAGTTGCTGAGTCCATCCACTGTGCCGTCGACTACAGCAAGCGCTTACCACCACCGAGGCACGGGAAGGCATTTGTGAAGGCTGGGGAAAAACCCCCTCCCCAACCAAAGGCCCAAACAGGACTGCTGGGAACAGCTAAGGACTGGCAGCTGAGGGTGGACTTAGGAAAGCAGCTGAAGTTCCCCGTGAGCATCTTGAAAACCAGCCTGAGACCAGACATTGTGCTGCAATCAGAGTCTTCCAAGCAGGTTATCATGTTGGAGCTGACGGTGCCttgggaggagaggatggaggaagccagtgggaggaagagggagaaatatGCAGAGCTGGTGGAGGACTGCCGCAACAGGGGGTGGCGAGCAAGATGCTTGCCCATTGAAGTCGGGGGAAGGGGCTTTGCAGGGAAGTCACTCTGTAGAGCCTACAGTCTCCTAGGCATCACAGGGGCAAGGAAGAGGAGAGCCATCTGCTCAGCTACAGAGGCCGCTGAGAAAGCTTCTCGGTGGCTGTGGATCCAGAGGGACAAGGCGTGGACGAGCGCTTCTTGGACACAGGCCGGGAGCTGA